The Pseudomonas orientalis genome contains a region encoding:
- a CDS encoding polyurethane esterase gives MGIFDYKNLGTEGSKALFADALAITLYAYHNLDHGFAVGYQNNGLGLGLPATLVSALIGGTDAQGVIGGIPWNPDSEKAALDAVHAAGWTPISASALGYTGKVDARGTFFGEKPGYASAQVEVLGKYDDAGTLQEIGIGFRGTSGPREHLISDAIGDVISDLLAAFGPKDYAKNYVGEAFGGLLKNVAEFAGAHGLNGQDVLVSGHSLGGLAVNSMADLSDSKWSGFYKDANYVAYASPTQSAGDKVLNVGYENDPVFRALDGASFNPSSLGVHDNPHESTTDNIVSFNDHYASSLWNVLPFSILNLPTWVSHLPTGYGDGMTRILDSGFYEQMTRDSTVIVANLSDPARATTWVQDLNRNAEAHKGDTFIIGSHGDDLIQGGKGVDFIEGGKGNDTIRDSSGHNTFLFSGHFGNDRVVGYQATDKLVFTDVQGSADYRDHAKLVGGDTVISFGADSVTLVGVSSVSGEGIMIG, from the coding sequence ATGGGTATTTTTGACTACAAAAACCTCGGGACCGAGGGCTCCAAAGCGCTGTTCGCCGATGCGCTGGCGATCACGTTGTATGCCTACCACAACCTGGATCACGGGTTTGCCGTGGGTTACCAGAACAATGGCCTGGGCCTGGGCTTGCCGGCCACGCTGGTGAGCGCCTTGATCGGCGGCACCGATGCCCAGGGGGTGATTGGCGGCATCCCCTGGAACCCGGACTCGGAAAAAGCCGCCCTTGACGCGGTGCACGCGGCTGGGTGGACGCCGATCAGCGCAAGCGCCCTGGGTTACACCGGCAAGGTGGACGCGCGGGGGACATTTTTTGGCGAGAAACCCGGCTACGCCTCGGCCCAGGTCGAAGTGCTGGGCAAATACGATGACGCCGGCACGCTGCAGGAAATCGGCATCGGTTTTCGCGGCACGTCGGGGCCGCGGGAACACCTGATCAGTGACGCCATCGGCGATGTGATCAGCGACCTGCTCGCCGCGTTCGGGCCCAAGGACTACGCGAAAAACTACGTCGGCGAAGCCTTCGGCGGCTTGCTCAAGAACGTCGCCGAGTTTGCCGGTGCCCATGGCCTCAACGGCCAGGACGTACTGGTCAGCGGTCACAGCCTCGGTGGGCTGGCGGTCAACAGCATGGCTGACTTGAGCGACAGCAAATGGTCGGGCTTCTACAAGGACGCCAACTATGTGGCCTATGCTTCGCCGACCCAGAGCGCCGGTGACAAGGTGCTGAACGTGGGCTACGAAAATGACCCGGTGTTCCGTGCGCTGGATGGCGCATCGTTCAACCCGTCGTCCCTGGGCGTGCACGACAACCCCCATGAGTCCACCACCGACAATATCGTCAGTTTCAACGACCACTACGCGTCATCGCTGTGGAACGTGCTGCCGTTTTCCATCCTCAACCTGCCGACCTGGGTGTCGCACTTGCCCACCGGCTACGGTGATGGCATGACGCGCATTCTCGACTCCGGCTTCTATGAGCAGATGACCCGCGACTCCACGGTGATCGTCGCCAACCTGTCCGACCCCGCGCGGGCCACCACCTGGGTGCAAGACCTCAACCGCAATGCCGAGGCGCACAAGGGTGACACATTCATCATCGGCAGTCACGGCGACGACCTGATCCAGGGCGGCAAGGGCGTGGACTTTATCGAGGGCGGCAAAGGCAATGACACGATCCGCGACAGCAGCGGGCATAACACCTTCCTGTTCAGCGGGCACTTTGGCAATGATCGCGTGGTGGGCTACCAGGCGACGGACAAGCTGGTCTTCACGGACGTGCAGGGCAGCGCGGATTATCGCGATCATGCCAAGCTGGTCGGCGGGGATACCGTGATCAGCTTCGGTGCCGACTCGGTGACGCTGGTGGGGGTGAGCAGTGTGTCGGGGGAGGGGATTATGATCGGCTGA
- a CDS encoding YgdI/YgdR family lipoprotein — MNMKNLGLPLVALTFLVLAGCSTQTVVTLQNGTQYLTKDTPNAKTADGFYEFTDIAGKSIRIKADDVATVRKEQ; from the coding sequence ATGAACATGAAGAATTTGGGTCTTCCACTGGTTGCACTCACTTTTCTGGTACTGGCCGGTTGCTCCACGCAAACGGTGGTCACGTTGCAAAACGGCACACAGTATCTGACCAAGGACACACCCAACGCCAAGACCGCCGACGGCTTCTACGAATTCACCGACATCGCCGGCAAGAGTATTCGTATCAAGGCCGATGATGTGGCGACGGTGCGCAAGGAACAATAA
- a CDS encoding autotransporter serine protease: MKKRKSGFTIALHTGPGYPLKALSRVPYGALLCCLASGLASMQTAQAAPYMETGKPGDAASWRSNEFKADWGLGAVHADTAYAAGYTGKGVKLGIFDQPVYAQHPEFASPGKVVTIVTEGIRQYTDPYIPVKAGDAFRYDGTPSLGSNGKLGNHGTHVGGIAAGNRDGGPMHGVAFNAQIISAENGDPGPEDGIILGNDGAVYKAGWDALVASGARIINNSWGIGIGDQYAKGGRDPAFPNFTVNEAQAQFNNIRPILGTIAGGAYQGAIDAARSGVLTIFAAGNDYNRNNPDAISGLAYFVPQIAPNWLSVAALQQNPDTTSANPYVISTFSSRCGYAASFCVAAPGTKIFSSIINGTNLDNLTNDYANFNGTSMAAPHVAGSAAVLMERFPYMSGDQISTLLKTTATDLGAPGIDSLYGWGMINLGKAINGPGMFVTAEDIPAEFRIDGAYGSGQFVADLPGIGAVVDAGKPTQRVCTDIHCGLDVWSNDIAGHGGLTKQGIGTLVLTGANTYSGPTLVNQGLLAINGSLTSDVTVGQSGVVGGSGRIGSLTARSGGTVAPGNSIGTLNVAGNVTFDAGSTYAVELSPTSSDRIVAGGTATLNGGTVTLALENSPTLLSATQAQSLIGRQYNILQAAGGITGRFGAVLPDYLFIGGTLNYAAGGVQLDVARTNSFASVAATPNQRAVAAAAEQLGAGNGVYESLLLAPTAASAQGAFQQLSGEVYPALETALVNDSRYVREAVGERLRNGEMGATSHAIDSRGNVWVKALGAWGKTDSRSDTAGYTTSIGGMLAGVDGALDDATRIGLVAGYSDTSLNMGSDTHSRASVDSYHFGAYAGHEIGAWRLSGGATYSWHRADVKRDLQYGDVSGKQKAKVDAHSTQVFTEAAYRINLQPLALEPFANLAYVHLDTDSFKEKGDAAALKSGDDSRDLVLSTLGVRALKTFNVDDHQQLEVSGTLGWQHNLSSTDAEQHLAFASGGPSFAVESAPMVRDAALVGARVSLALSKDARVNFDYNGLLASKEKVHGVGLSLDWAF, encoded by the coding sequence GTGAAAAAACGCAAGTCAGGGTTCACCATTGCCCTCCACACAGGGCCGGGCTATCCGCTCAAGGCGTTGAGCCGCGTGCCATACGGCGCGTTGCTGTGCTGCCTGGCCAGCGGCCTCGCAAGCATGCAAACCGCCCAGGCCGCACCCTATATGGAAACCGGCAAGCCGGGCGATGCCGCCAGTTGGCGCAGTAACGAGTTCAAGGCCGACTGGGGCCTGGGCGCCGTGCACGCCGACACCGCGTACGCCGCCGGCTACACCGGCAAGGGCGTCAAGCTGGGCATCTTCGACCAGCCGGTGTACGCCCAGCATCCGGAGTTCGCCAGCCCGGGCAAAGTGGTGACGATCGTCACCGAGGGCATCCGCCAGTACACCGATCCGTACATCCCGGTGAAGGCCGGTGATGCGTTTCGCTATGACGGCACGCCGTCCCTGGGCTCCAACGGCAAGCTGGGCAATCACGGCACCCACGTCGGCGGCATTGCGGCGGGTAACCGCGATGGCGGGCCGATGCATGGCGTGGCGTTCAACGCGCAAATCATCAGCGCCGAAAACGGCGACCCCGGCCCGGAAGACGGGATCATCCTGGGCAACGATGGCGCGGTGTACAAAGCCGGTTGGGATGCGCTGGTCGCCAGCGGCGCGCGCATTATCAATAACAGCTGGGGCATCGGCATCGGCGATCAGTACGCCAAGGGCGGGCGCGATCCGGCGTTCCCCAACTTCACGGTCAATGAAGCCCAGGCGCAGTTCAACAACATCCGGCCGATCCTCGGCACGATTGCCGGTGGTGCCTATCAAGGTGCGATCGACGCGGCCCGCAGCGGTGTACTGACCATCTTTGCCGCCGGTAACGACTACAACCGCAACAACCCGGATGCGATCTCGGGCCTGGCGTATTTCGTGCCGCAGATTGCGCCGAACTGGCTGTCGGTGGCGGCCCTGCAGCAGAACCCGGACACCACGAGCGCCAACCCCTACGTGATCAGCACCTTCTCCTCGCGCTGTGGCTATGCGGCGAGTTTCTGCGTAGCGGCGCCGGGTACGAAGATTTTCAGTTCGATCATCAACGGCACCAACCTGGACAACCTCACCAACGACTACGCCAACTTCAACGGCACCTCCATGGCCGCGCCTCATGTGGCCGGCAGTGCGGCGGTGCTGATGGAGCGTTTCCCGTACATGAGCGGCGACCAGATCTCCACGCTGCTCAAGACCACCGCCACCGACCTTGGTGCGCCGGGCATCGACTCGCTGTATGGCTGGGGCATGATCAACCTGGGCAAGGCGATCAACGGTCCGGGGATGTTCGTTACCGCCGAGGATATTCCGGCCGAGTTTCGCATCGACGGCGCCTATGGCAGTGGCCAGTTCGTCGCCGACCTGCCGGGCATTGGCGCGGTGGTGGATGCCGGCAAACCGACCCAGCGCGTGTGCACCGACATCCATTGCGGGCTGGATGTGTGGAGCAATGACATCGCCGGGCATGGCGGCCTGACCAAGCAGGGCATTGGCACCCTGGTGCTGACCGGCGCCAACACCTACAGCGGCCCGACCCTGGTCAACCAGGGCTTGCTGGCGATCAACGGCTCGCTCACCTCCGACGTGACCGTCGGCCAGAGCGGCGTGGTCGGTGGCTCGGGGCGTATCGGCTCGCTGACCGCGAGAAGCGGCGGCACTGTGGCGCCGGGCAACTCCATCGGTACGCTGAACGTGGCGGGTAATGTCACCTTCGATGCGGGCTCGACTTACGCGGTAGAGCTGTCGCCCACGAGCAGCGACCGCATCGTCGCCGGCGGCACCGCCACGCTCAATGGCGGTACCGTGACCCTGGCCCTGGAAAACAGCCCGACCTTGCTCAGCGCGACCCAGGCGCAAAGCCTGATCGGCCGCCAGTACAACATCCTGCAAGCAGCGGGCGGTATTACCGGCCGCTTCGGTGCGGTACTGCCGGACTACCTGTTCATCGGCGGCACGTTGAACTACGCGGCGGGCGGTGTGCAGCTGGATGTGGCTCGCACCAACAGCTTCGCCAGCGTGGCCGCGACGCCAAACCAGCGCGCCGTCGCCGCAGCCGCCGAGCAATTGGGCGCAGGCAACGGCGTGTATGAAAGCCTGTTGCTGGCCCCAACGGCGGCCTCGGCACAGGGCGCGTTCCAGCAACTGAGTGGCGAAGTCTATCCAGCCCTGGAGACTGCGTTGGTCAATGACAGCCGCTACGTGCGCGAAGCGGTCGGCGAGCGGCTGCGCAACGGTGAAATGGGCGCGACCAGCCATGCCATCGACAGTCGTGGCAATGTGTGGGTAAAAGCGCTGGGGGCCTGGGGCAAGACCGACAGCCGCAGCGACACGGCGGGCTACACCACGTCCATCGGCGGCATGCTGGCCGGCGTGGACGGTGCCCTCGACGACGCAACGCGCATCGGCCTGGTGGCCGGCTACAGCGATACGTCGCTGAACATGGGCAGCGACACCCATAGCCGTGCCTCGGTCGACAGTTACCACTTTGGTGCCTATGCCGGGCATGAAATCGGCGCCTGGCGCCTGAGTGGCGGCGCAACCTACAGCTGGCACCGCGCCGATGTGAAGCGTGACCTGCAATACGGCGATGTCAGCGGCAAGCAGAAAGCCAAGGTCGATGCCCACAGCACCCAGGTGTTCACCGAGGCGGCGTACCGCATCAACCTGCAACCCCTGGCGCTTGAGCCATTCGCCAACCTGGCCTACGTGCACCTGGACACCGACAGCTTCAAAGAGAAGGGCGATGCCGCTGCGCTGAAAAGTGGCGACGACAGCCGCGACCTGGTGCTGAGCACCCTGGGTGTGCGTGCCTTGAAAACCTTCAACGTCGATGATCATCAGCAACTGGAAGTGTCCGGCACCCTGGGCTGGCAGCACAACCTGAGCAGCACGGACGCCGAACAGCACCTGGCGTTTGCCTCCGGCGGCCCTTCGTTCGCGGTGGAAAGCGCGCCGATGGTGCGCGATGCCGCCCTGGTCGGGGCACGGGTGAGCCTGGCGTTGAGCAAGGATGCGCGGGTGAACTTCGACTACAACGGTTTGCTGGCCAGCAAGGAGAAAGTGCATGGCGTCGGTTTGAGCCTGGACTGGGCGTTCTGA
- a CDS encoding autotransporter serine protease produces the protein MITDSPRFKPFTAGSLLLLSVAAQAQYTETGQAGNPASWRSAEYQSDWGLGRMKADEAYAAGISGKGVKIGALDSGFDANHPEASKERFHPVTASGTYVDGSAFSTTGALNPNNDSHGTHVTGTMGAARDGVGMHGVAYNAQVYVGNTNANDSFLFGPTPDPKYFKTVYSALVDSGVRAINNSWGSQPKDVSYQTLGDLHAAYAQHYNRGTWLDAAADVAKAGVINVFSAGNSGYANASVRSALPYFQPELEGHWLAVSGLDKANNQKYNKCGIAKYWCISTPGALINSTIPDGGYGVKSGTSMSAPHATGALALVMERYPYMTNEQALQVLLTTATQLDGSITQAPNAIVGWGVPDLGRAMHGPGQLLGAMNVNLAAGQGDVWSNGISDQALLQRQAEDRAEHSAWQQTLLDKGWQNGVSASASQQDQADYAVGSARDQAAANRVYEGSLIKSGAGSLVLSGDSTYRGSTLVNGGLLAVNGALTSAVTVNDSGTLGGSGRIGALSVNSGGRVAPGNSVGTLQVAGDVNLGAGSTYAVELTPTRSDRIVAGGKAVLGGGTVTLALENSPTLLSQSQAQSLIGRQYSILEAAGGIQGQFGQVLPNYLFLGGTLDYAANGVQLAVGRNDASFASVGATRNQRAVATAAEQLGAGNPVYESLLQSDSIATAQQGLQQLSGEIYPAVGAMLINDSRQLRDAVGERLRHVPVAGERNLWFKALGAWGKSDARSETAGSTTSLGGLLAGVDGALDEQTRVGVVAGYSDSSLNMGGGTHSSASIDSYHFGAYAGRELGDWRLSVGGAYSWHRGDVKRDLQYGEVSGKQKTKLEARTAQLFTEAAYRIHLQPLALEPFANLAYVHLDSDSFHEKGAAAALERGSDRRDAVLGTLGVRALKTLVLNDHQQLELSGSLGWQHSLTAVESEEHLAFVAGGPSFAVRSAPLLRDAALVGLQASLALSPSTRVNLDYNGQLGGREKTQGVGLSLNWQF, from the coding sequence ATGATCACCGATTCACCACGGTTCAAACCCTTCACCGCAGGCTCATTGCTGCTGTTGTCCGTTGCGGCGCAGGCGCAATACACCGAGACCGGCCAAGCGGGTAACCCCGCCAGCTGGCGTTCCGCCGAATACCAGAGCGATTGGGGCCTGGGGCGCATGAAGGCCGATGAAGCCTATGCCGCCGGAATCAGCGGCAAGGGCGTGAAAATCGGCGCGCTGGACTCGGGTTTCGATGCCAATCACCCCGAAGCGTCCAAAGAGCGCTTCCACCCGGTGACCGCCAGCGGCACGTACGTCGATGGCAGTGCCTTCAGCACCACGGGCGCGCTCAACCCGAACAACGACTCCCACGGTACCCACGTCACCGGCACCATGGGCGCGGCGCGCGACGGCGTGGGCATGCATGGGGTGGCGTACAACGCACAGGTCTACGTCGGCAACACCAACGCCAACGACAGCTTCCTGTTCGGCCCGACCCCGGACCCCAAGTATTTCAAGACGGTGTACAGCGCCCTGGTGGACTCCGGCGTGCGCGCCATCAACAACAGCTGGGGCAGCCAACCCAAGGACGTCAGCTACCAGACCCTCGGTGACCTGCACGCGGCCTACGCTCAGCACTACAACCGCGGCACCTGGCTGGACGCGGCGGCGGATGTGGCCAAGGCCGGCGTGATCAACGTGTTCAGCGCCGGCAACAGCGGCTATGCGAATGCCAGCGTGCGCTCGGCGCTGCCGTATTTCCAGCCGGAACTGGAAGGTCACTGGCTGGCAGTGTCGGGGCTGGATAAGGCCAACAACCAGAAGTACAACAAGTGCGGCATCGCCAAATACTGGTGCATCTCCACCCCGGGTGCGCTGATCAACAGCACCATCCCGGACGGTGGTTATGGGGTGAAATCCGGCACCTCGATGTCCGCGCCCCATGCCACCGGCGCCCTGGCGCTGGTGATGGAGCGCTATCCCTACATGACCAACGAACAGGCGCTGCAGGTACTGTTGACCACCGCCACGCAGCTTGACGGCTCAATCACCCAGGCCCCCAACGCCATCGTCGGCTGGGGCGTGCCGGACCTCGGCCGGGCGATGCACGGGCCGGGGCAGTTGCTCGGCGCAATGAACGTGAACCTCGCGGCCGGGCAGGGCGATGTGTGGAGCAATGGCATCTCCGACCAGGCCTTGCTCCAGCGCCAGGCCGAAGACCGCGCTGAACACAGCGCCTGGCAGCAAACCCTGCTCGACAAAGGCTGGCAGAACGGCGTGAGCGCCAGCGCCAGCCAGCAGGACCAGGCCGACTACGCCGTGGGCAGCGCGCGTGATCAGGCGGCGGCGAACCGCGTGTACGAAGGCAGCCTGATCAAATCCGGCGCGGGCAGCCTGGTGCTCAGCGGCGACAGCACCTATCGCGGCTCAACCCTGGTCAACGGCGGCCTGCTGGCGGTGAACGGCGCGTTGACCTCGGCCGTAACGGTCAACGACAGCGGCACCCTAGGCGGCTCCGGGCGGATCGGCGCGCTATCGGTCAACAGCGGCGGACGCGTGGCGCCGGGTAATTCGGTGGGCACCTTGCAAGTAGCCGGGGATGTGAATCTTGGCGCAGGCTCCACCTACGCGGTGGAACTCACCCCCACCCGCAGCGACCGCATCGTCGCCGGCGGCAAGGCCGTGCTGGGGGGCGGTACCGTCACCCTGGCCCTGGAAAACAGCCCGACGTTATTGAGCCAGAGCCAGGCCCAGAGCCTGATCGGCCGGCAATACTCGATTCTCGAGGCGGCCGGCGGTATCCAGGGCCAGTTCGGCCAGGTGCTGCCGAACTATCTGTTCCTCGGCGGCACGCTGGATTACGCCGCCAACGGCGTGCAACTGGCGGTGGGGCGCAATGACGCCAGCTTCGCCAGCGTCGGCGCCACCCGCAATCAGCGCGCCGTCGCCACGGCCGCCGAGCAGTTGGGGGCCGGCAACCCGGTGTACGAAAGCCTGCTGCAGTCCGACTCGATTGCCACCGCGCAACAGGGCTTGCAGCAACTGTCCGGTGAAATCTACCCGGCCGTGGGCGCGATGTTGATCAACGACAGCCGCCAGTTGCGCGACGCGGTGGGCGAGCGCCTGCGCCATGTGCCGGTGGCCGGTGAACGCAACCTGTGGTTCAAGGCCCTGGGCGCCTGGGGCAAGTCGGATGCGCGCAGTGAAACGGCGGGTTCCACCACCTCCCTCGGCGGTTTGCTGGCGGGTGTCGACGGCGCACTGGACGAACAGACCCGCGTCGGTGTGGTCGCCGGCTACAGCGACAGCTCATTGAACATGGGCGGCGGCACCCATTCCTCGGCGTCCATCGACAGCTACCACTTCGGTGCCTATGCCGGGCGTGAGCTGGGCGACTGGCGCCTGAGTGTCGGCGGCGCCTACAGCTGGCATCGCGGCGATGTGAAGCGTGACCTGCAATACGGCGAGGTCAGCGGCAAGCAAAAGACCAAGCTTGAGGCCCGCACCGCGCAGCTGTTCACCGAAGCCGCGTACCGCATTCACCTGCAACCGCTGGCACTGGAACCTTTCGCCAACCTGGCCTACGTGCACCTGGACAGCGATTCGTTCCACGAAAAAGGCGCTGCGGCGGCCCTGGAACGCGGCAGTGACCGACGTGATGCGGTGCTCGGCACCCTTGGCGTGCGCGCACTGAAAACCCTGGTGTTGAACGACCATCAACAACTGGAACTGTCCGGGTCGCTGGGCTGGCAGCACAGCCTGACGGCGGTGGAATCCGAGGAACACCTGGCGTTTGTCGCCGGCGGGCCGTCATTTGCCGTGCGCAGCGCACCGTTGCTGCGCGACGCCGCGTTGGTAGGGCTGCAGGCGAGCCTGGCGCTGAGCCCGTCGACACGGGTCAACCTGGATTACAACGGCCAATTGGGCGGGCGCGAGAAAACCCAGGGCGTGGGGCTGAGCCTGAACTGGCAGTTCTAA
- a CDS encoding VRR-NUC domain-containing protein — MSHPLEDPLYYLHNFRQVLMWLEQRYADLLDPDELQFIQQFDRLPQASQALLVRMVMRKGVHFRGAKLNYLEIGCPHAAMQPLLASGWVEDQCPLGFEELFGLLQKSELLAAFKPWIEHPRGRKTDWLAPLAAQFNESRSFALWCPDLQDVLYSLTVMPLCDRLRLMFFGNLYQDWSEFVLADLGIYTYEKVAFCAESRGLRSRADVEGFLFLHQCQQAFEAGQALETVLAHIATLHTDNPWLEKRRAKLLFQIGQYCERSAELSVAEQIYAGCAYPGARARLIRVLERQEAYAQALALAVAAQQAPQSAAEQQHLLRVVPRLRRKLGEPKVPKAKPRVVTRLDLALTPPQPLMSVEYCVQAHLSEPDAPVHYVENGLINSLFGLLCWDVIFAPLPGAFFHPFQRGPADLHSEDFHQRRTELFSTCFEQLRDERYKTTIRQRYVDKWGIQSPFVFWNLLSEELLEQALTCLPAEHLRYWFERLLLDIRANRTGMPDLIQFWPAQKTYRMIEVKGPGDRLQDNQLRWLEFCGEYQMPVTVCYVRWAEPA, encoded by the coding sequence ATGAGCCACCCCCTCGAAGACCCCTTGTATTACCTGCACAACTTCCGCCAAGTGCTGATGTGGTTGGAGCAGCGCTATGCCGATCTGCTCGACCCGGACGAATTGCAGTTCATTCAGCAATTCGACAGGTTGCCCCAGGCGTCACAAGCGTTATTGGTGCGCATGGTCATGCGCAAGGGCGTGCATTTTCGTGGGGCAAAGCTTAACTACCTGGAAATCGGCTGTCCGCACGCGGCCATGCAGCCACTGCTGGCATCCGGTTGGGTGGAGGACCAATGCCCGTTGGGCTTTGAAGAGCTGTTCGGCTTGCTGCAAAAAAGTGAGTTGCTTGCGGCGTTCAAACCCTGGATCGAGCACCCCAGGGGCCGCAAAACCGACTGGCTGGCGCCATTGGCGGCGCAGTTCAATGAAAGCCGCAGCTTCGCCCTTTGGTGCCCCGACCTGCAAGACGTGCTCTATAGCCTGACGGTGATGCCGTTGTGCGACCGCCTGCGCCTGATGTTTTTCGGCAACCTATATCAGGACTGGTCGGAGTTCGTGCTGGCGGACCTGGGCATCTACACCTACGAGAAGGTTGCGTTCTGCGCCGAGTCCCGAGGGTTGCGCAGCCGTGCCGACGTCGAGGGCTTTTTGTTCCTGCACCAGTGCCAGCAGGCTTTCGAGGCGGGCCAGGCGCTGGAAACGGTGTTGGCGCACATTGCCACGCTGCACACCGACAACCCCTGGCTGGAAAAACGCCGCGCCAAACTGCTGTTCCAGATCGGCCAATACTGCGAGCGCAGCGCTGAGTTGAGCGTGGCCGAGCAGATCTATGCTGGCTGCGCCTATCCCGGCGCGCGTGCGCGGCTGATCCGCGTGCTGGAGCGCCAGGAGGCCTATGCACAGGCCCTGGCATTGGCCGTGGCGGCGCAACAGGCACCGCAAAGCGCCGCCGAGCAACAACACCTGCTGCGCGTAGTGCCGCGTCTGCGGCGCAAGCTGGGTGAGCCCAAAGTGCCCAAGGCCAAGCCGCGAGTCGTCACGCGCCTGGACCTGGCACTGACGCCGCCGCAACCGCTGATGTCGGTGGAATATTGTGTGCAGGCCCACCTGAGCGAGCCGGACGCGCCGGTGCATTACGTGGAAAACGGCCTGATCAATTCGCTGTTCGGCCTGCTGTGCTGGGACGTGATCTTCGCGCCGCTGCCGGGCGCGTTTTTCCACCCGTTCCAGCGCGGGCCTGCCGACTTGCACAGTGAGGACTTTCATCAACGCCGAACCGAGTTATTCAGCACGTGCTTTGAGCAACTGCGGGACGAGCGCTACAAGACCACCATTCGCCAGCGTTACGTGGACAAATGGGGCATTCAATCGCCCTTTGTGTTCTGGAACCTGCTCAGCGAAGAGCTGCTTGAGCAGGCCCTGACATGTCTGCCGGCCGAACACTTGCGCTACTGGTTCGAGCGGCTGCTGCTGGATATCCGTGCCAACCGCACCGGGATGCCCGACCTGATCCAGTTCTGGCCGGCGCAGAAGACCTACCGCATGATCGAGGTCAAGGGCCCTGGCGACCGCCTGCAGGACAACCAACTGCGCTGGCTGGAGTTCTGCGGCGAGTACCAGATGCCGGTCACGGTCTGCTATGTGCGCTGGGCAGAGCCCGCTTGA